Proteins encoded together in one Rhizobium bangladeshense window:
- a CDS encoding diacylglycerol/lipid kinase family protein: protein MKLVGFFNRDGGTFRTTDMLAYEKRAEAAFRDAGHDFDAIVFSGKEIIPAMERAAKRDDIDGIVAGGGDGTISAAASIAWKNGIALGVVPAGTMNLFARSLRVPLDIWQALDVLATGEIDNVDIASANGRPFIHQFSAGLHARMVRYRNSYSYRSRLGKIRASTKAALGVIFNPPEFEVEFEAVGMRERRRVSAISVSNNPFGENALLYADNLRSGELGFYTANPLKPLGVARLAIDMLRGKVRENADVMVMHPAEVRLHFPKLRYKANCVMDGELLPLERDVLIRLHPGELKVLVKQGLAAQIDADERREPAA, encoded by the coding sequence ATGAAGCTTGTAGGCTTTTTCAACCGCGACGGCGGCACCTTCAGGACCACCGACATGCTGGCCTACGAGAAGAGAGCGGAGGCGGCCTTTCGGGATGCGGGACACGATTTCGACGCAATCGTTTTTTCAGGCAAGGAAATCATCCCCGCGATGGAGCGGGCGGCCAAGCGAGACGATATCGACGGCATCGTCGCCGGCGGCGGCGACGGGACGATTTCGGCGGCGGCGTCGATCGCCTGGAAAAACGGCATCGCGCTCGGCGTCGTGCCGGCCGGCACCATGAACCTCTTTGCCCGATCGCTGCGTGTGCCGCTCGATATTTGGCAGGCGCTCGATGTGCTGGCTACCGGTGAAATCGACAATGTCGACATCGCCAGCGCCAACGGCCGCCCGTTCATCCATCAGTTTTCAGCCGGCCTGCATGCCCGCATGGTGCGCTACCGCAATTCCTACAGCTATCGCTCGCGGCTGGGCAAGATCAGGGCGAGCACGAAGGCGGCTCTCGGCGTGATCTTCAACCCGCCCGAGTTCGAGGTCGAGTTCGAGGCGGTCGGCATGCGCGAGCGCCGCAGGGTCTCGGCGATCTCGGTCTCCAACAACCCGTTCGGCGAAAACGCGCTGCTTTATGCCGATAATCTGAGAAGCGGCGAGCTTGGCTTCTATACGGCTAATCCGCTGAAACCGCTCGGTGTCGCCCGCCTCGCCATCGACATGCTGCGCGGCAAGGTTCGCGAGAACGCGGATGTCATGGTGATGCATCCGGCCGAGGTGCGCCTGCATTTCCCGAAACTGCGATACAAGGCCAATTGCGTCATGGACGGCGAACTGCTGCCGCTCGAACGCGATGTGCTGATCCGGCTGCATCCGGGTGAACTGAAGGTTCTCGTCAAACAGGGCCTTGCCGCCCAGATCGATGCGGACGAACGCCGCGAGCCTGCCGCGTAA
- a CDS encoding glutamine synthetase family protein, which translates to MASDRMDGKIEGGDPRLEILIVGMNGELRGKQLPPGSEGKIWAGDIRLPTSTQSLDIWGDDNDAITGLSLTIGDPDGMVVADRRSLAPMPWAPEGSMQVLATMCEFDGSPSFMDPRAILASVVERYRLRGLTPVVATELEFYVMSGDWRETGRPSPPESLTYRGEPNGFQLYDMSAVDALDGYLRTLRAYAKAQGLPADATTAEFGPGQFEVNLLHRPNALAAADDCLYLKRIAEQAARRHGLKSTCMAKPYSDHAGSGLHVHASVIDEQGCNILDAKGGEPKLLKSVTAGMLDSMREAQLIFAPFANSYRRFQPGSFAPVDLTWGNGHRGTAIRIHEKDGPAARIEHRVAGADANPYLLLAAILGGMLTGLDRELDPGEETTPAHTPEDTTRLTHDFLSAVETFRTSRFVADIFGTRYQALYGDTKRKEALAHLRTVSDFDYRTYLPRL; encoded by the coding sequence ATGGCGAGCGACAGGATGGACGGCAAGATCGAAGGCGGCGATCCGCGTCTCGAGATCCTGATCGTTGGCATGAACGGCGAACTGCGCGGCAAGCAACTTCCCCCCGGCAGCGAAGGCAAGATCTGGGCCGGCGACATCCGCTTGCCAACCTCGACGCAATCGCTCGACATCTGGGGCGACGACAATGACGCCATCACCGGCCTGTCGCTGACCATCGGCGATCCCGACGGCATGGTCGTTGCCGACCGACGCAGCCTCGCGCCGATGCCTTGGGCGCCGGAGGGCTCGATGCAGGTGCTCGCCACCATGTGCGAATTCGACGGCAGCCCGAGCTTCATGGATCCGCGCGCCATCCTAGCCTCTGTGGTCGAGCGCTATAGACTGCGCGGGCTGACGCCTGTCGTCGCCACCGAGCTGGAATTCTACGTGATGTCGGGAGACTGGCGCGAGACCGGACGCCCTTCTCCGCCCGAAAGCCTCACGTATCGCGGCGAGCCGAACGGTTTTCAGCTTTACGACATGAGCGCCGTCGATGCGCTCGATGGCTATCTGAGGACGCTGAGGGCCTATGCGAAGGCGCAGGGACTGCCGGCGGACGCGACGACAGCCGAATTCGGACCTGGTCAGTTCGAGGTCAACCTCCTGCACCGCCCCAATGCGTTGGCCGCGGCTGACGACTGCCTCTACTTGAAGCGTATCGCCGAACAGGCGGCGCGCCGCCACGGGCTGAAATCGACCTGCATGGCCAAGCCCTATTCCGACCATGCCGGCTCCGGCCTGCATGTGCATGCGAGCGTCATCGACGAACAGGGCTGCAACATTCTCGATGCCAAAGGCGGCGAGCCGAAGCTGCTGAAATCGGTAACGGCAGGCATGCTCGACAGCATGCGCGAGGCGCAGCTGATCTTCGCCCCTTTCGCCAATTCCTACCGGCGCTTTCAGCCGGGCTCCTTCGCGCCCGTCGATCTGACCTGGGGCAACGGCCATCGCGGCACGGCAATCCGCATACACGAAAAGGATGGGCCGGCCGCGCGTATCGAGCATCGTGTCGCCGGCGCCGACGCCAATCCCTATCTGCTGCTGGCGGCGATCCTCGGCGGCATGCTCACCGGTCTCGACCGCGAGCTCGATCCCGGCGAGGAGACGACGCCCGCGCACACGCCTGAAGATACGACACGACTGACGCATGATTTCCTGAGCGCGGTCGAAACCTTCCGCACCTCGCGTTTTGTCGCCGATATCTTCGGAACCCGCTATCAGGCGCTCTATGGCGACACCAAACGCAAGGAAGCCCTTGCGCATCTGCGCACGGTCTCGGATTTCGACTATCGCACTTATCTGCCGCGGCTCTGA